The Deltaproteobacteria bacterium genome has a segment encoding these proteins:
- a CDS encoding UDP-N-acetylmuramoyl-L-alanine--D-glutamate ligase has translation MRERRERQERQETLHRFPRYIVSRINQFDLKGKHVLVVGLASTGLSTIRFLKEKGAVVTVTDLKPIEDLPYSDDMEGVKVAAGKHPADIFTEADLIILSPGVPSSIEPIQGARKKGIEVISEIELAYNFIDTPIIAVTGTNGKTTTTALLGRVLSDAGRDVFVGGNIGTPLIDYAMGKERSDYVVAEVSSFQLEGIRRFKPYISILLNITEDHLDRYANFKEYADAKFNIFKNQGQGDIAVVNIDDPVIKSQISNLKSQIRIIPFSSTHVLEEGVYYKDNRIVYSLDGAKEIYPTVGFKLKGIHNIENIMAVIAAAKMCGLKDDEVIKIINAFDALPHRVEFAREINGVSYYDDSKGTNIGALQKCLEGFNAPIVLIAGGKDKGGDYSVLKDLIKEKVKLLILIGEARQKMKKALGACTETVFALSMEDAVKKAHNTAKSGDIVLLSPACSSFDMFKSYEERGDVFKKLVEAL, from the coding sequence ATGCGAGAAAGGCGGGAAAGGCAGGAAAGGCAGGAAACCTTACATCGTTTCCCGCGTTACATCGTTTCTCGCATTAATCAGTTTGACCTGAAAGGCAAGCATGTCCTTGTTGTCGGTCTTGCATCTACAGGACTTTCTACCATAAGGTTCCTGAAGGAAAAGGGGGCAGTTGTTACTGTAACAGACTTAAAACCAATAGAAGACCTGCCTTATTCAGATGACATGGAAGGGGTAAAGGTTGCAGCAGGTAAACACCCGGCAGATATTTTTACAGAGGCAGACCTTATAATCTTAAGCCCGGGTGTGCCGTCAAGTATAGAACCTATACAGGGGGCAAGAAAGAAAGGTATTGAGGTTATAAGCGAGATTGAACTGGCATATAATTTTATAGACACCCCTATTATTGCTGTTACAGGAACAAATGGCAAAACTACAACCACAGCACTGCTGGGCAGGGTTTTGAGTGATGCAGGCAGAGATGTCTTTGTGGGCGGCAATATTGGTACTCCTCTGATTGACTATGCCATGGGAAAAGAAAGGTCTGATTATGTGGTAGCAGAGGTAAGCAGTTTTCAACTGGAGGGCATAAGACGGTTTAAGCCGTATATTTCTATACTTCTGAACATTACCGAGGACCATCTGGACAGATACGCAAATTTTAAGGAATATGCGGATGCAAAATTTAATATATTCAAAAATCAGGGGCAAGGGGATATTGCGGTTGTGAATATAGATGACCCGGTTATAAAATCTCAAATCTCAAATCTCAAATCTCAAATCCGTATCATCCCTTTCAGCAGCACCCATGTTCTGGAAGAGGGGGTTTATTATAAGGATAACAGGATTGTTTATTCTCTTGATGGCGCAAAAGAAATATATCCAACTGTCGGTTTCAAACTTAAGGGTATCCATAACATAGAAAACATAATGGCTGTAATAGCGGCAGCAAAAATGTGCGGTTTAAAGGATGATGAAGTAATCAAAATCATAAATGCCTTTGATGCCCTGCCGCACAGGGTAGAGTTTGCAAGAGAGATCAACGGTGTTTCCTATTACGATGATTCAAAAGGCACAAATATCGGCGCCTTGCAGAAGTGTCTGGAGGGGTTTAATGCGCCAATTGTCCTAATAGCAGGTGGTAAGGACAAAGGCGGCGACTACAGTGTGCTTAAAGATTTGATAAAGGAAAAGGTCAAACTCTTGATACTTATAGGAGAGGCAAGACAGAAGATGAAAAAGGCGCTGGGTGCCTGCACAGAGACTGTATTCGCCTTGTCAATGGAAGATGCTGTTAAAAAGGCACACAATACAGCAAAAAGCGGAGACATAGTCCTCCTTTCCCCTGCATGTTCAAGTTTTGATATGTTTAAGAGTTATGAGGAGAGAGGGGATGTCTTTAAAAAATTGGTAGAGGCGCTGTGA